The Budorcas taxicolor isolate Tak-1 chromosome 18, Takin1.1, whole genome shotgun sequence genome window below encodes:
- the DNAAF1 gene encoding dynein axonemal assembly factor 1 gives MHPEASEPVTDGIAEQDCAQEPGVEESAGDHGNAGEGGRKEEMNDPKETCVGPSNTSCLSEQKQSGDSWSDGRLAYQTADKEDRGARMTKKFLQKLCKQHKLYITPALNDTLYLHYKGFDRIENLEEYTGLRCLWLECNGIQKIENLEAQTELRCLFLQVNLLHKIENLEPLQKLDALNISNNYIKTIENLSCLPVLNTLQMAHNHLETVEDIQHLRECARLCVLDLSHNKLSDPRILSVLESMPDLRVLNLMGNPVIKNIPNYRRTLTVRLKHLTYLDDRPVFPKDRACAEAWARGGYAAEKEERQQWEMRERKKITDSIEALAAIRRQAEERKRQRASQERGEETTPAGAADVDAEVEGEEEPQEKKETRQKIEQFVKESFEAKDELFPEKPEEPSLLEELPLDVGEPTGVLPPEALPASPRAAWAELAPQTVATESASGTEPDGAENLEATRLETKEQLFIDDLPDLEDVNAGESLGDRDREQCFPKITAVSSLNDASEPDVDDISLLALENTSSDTLSSIFAVPKDTSWRVETEMPFTDILKVAPERDLETQRRASEVPCPLIQELGDDEEPSGLPPLPPVCKGEAVPAPHTEDGDGDLLPAPTPGNGPEKDQVQPEVEPVERLGSEAGEDREDIEFGLD, from the exons AAATGAATGATCCTAAGGAAACATGTGTGGGTCCTTCAAACACTTCCTGCCTCAGTGAGCAGAAGCAGAGTGGTGACAGCTGGTCAGATGGTCGCTTAGCATACCAAACAGCCGACAAGGAAGATCGTGGCGCCAG AATGACTAAAAAGTTTCTGCAAAAGCTTTGCAAGCAGCACAAGCTTTACATTACCCCAGCACTGAATGATACGCTGTATTTACACTATAAAG GCTTTGACCGCATCGAGAACCTGGAAGAGTACACAGGGCTGCGCTGCCTCTGGCTGGAGTGCAATGGCATCCAGAAAATCGAGAACCTCGAGGCCCAGACGGAACTGCGCTGCCTCTTCTTACAAGTGAACTTGCTCCATAAGATTGAGAACCTAGAACCTCTGCAGAAACTGGATGCTCTCAACATCAGCAACAACTACATTAAGACCATCGAAAACCTCT CCTGCCTGCCAGTCCTGAACACACTCCAGATGGCGCACAACCACTTAGAGACCGTGGAGGACATTCAGCATCTCAGGGAGTGTGCCAGACTCTGCGTCCTTGACCTTTCCCACAACAAGCTGAGCGACCCCAGGATCCTGAGCGTTCTCGAGAGCATGCCTGACttg CGTGTGCTGAATCTGATGGGGAACCCGGTGATTAAGAACATCCCCAACTACCGAAGGACACTCACCGTCCGGCTAAAACACTTAACATACCTGGATGACAGACCAGTTTTTCCCAAGGACAG AGCTTGCGCAGAGGCCTGGGCCAGGGGAGGGTACGCGGCGGAGAAGGAGGAGAGACAGCAGTGGGAGATGAGAGAGCGGAAGAAGATCACGGACAGCATCGAGGCCTTGGCGGCCATCAGGCGCCAGGCGGAGGAGAGGAAGCGGCAGAGAGCGAGCCAGGAGCGAG GGGAGGAGACCACGCCAGCCGGTGCTGCGGACGTGGACGCCGAagtggaaggagaggaagagcctcaggaaaagaaagaaacgaGGCAGAAGATAGAGCAGTTTGTCAAGGAGAGCTTCGAGGCCAAGGATGAGCTGTTCCCGGAGAAGCCAGAAGAGCCGAGCCTCCTGGAGGAGCTGCCTCTGGATGTCGGGGAGCCGACAGGGGTGCTCCCCCCTGAGGCCCTGCCAGCGAGCCCCAGAGCTGCCTGGGCAG AATTGGCTCCCCAAACTGTGGCCACTGAAAGTGCATCAGGCACAGAGCCCGATGGAGCTGAAAATCTGGAGGCCACAAGACTGGAGACGAAGGAGCAGCTCTTCATCGAC GACCTGCCCGACTTGGAAGATGTGAATGCCGGCGAATCTCTGGGCGACCGGGATAGG GAGCAGTGCTTTCCAAAGATTACAGCCGTCTCGAGCCTGAACGACGCCAGCGAGCCTGATGTGGACGACATCTCACTCCTAGCGCTGGAAAACACATCCTCGGACACGCTTTCCAGTATATTTGCAGTCCCCAAGGATACCTCCTGGAGGGTGGAGACTGAGATGCCCTTCACAGACATACTTAAAGTGGCACCAGAGAGGGACCTGGAAACCCAAAGGAGAGCGAGCGAGGTCCCTTGCCCGCTGATTCAGGAGCTGGGTGATGACGAGGAACCCTCAGGActgccacccctgcccccagtctGCAAGGGGGAAGCCGTGCCTGCCCCACACACTGAGGACGGCGATGGGGACCTGCTTCCAGCCCCCACTCCAG GAAACGGCCCTGAGAAGGATCAAGTCCAACCTGAGGTGGAACCCGTGGAGCGCCTGGGGTCCGAGGCAGGAGAAGACCGGGAGGACATTGAATTTGGCCTGGACTGA
- the TAF1C gene encoding TATA box-binding protein-associated factor RNA polymerase I subunit C isoform X3, which translates to MDFPSSLPPSLFMTGPLGQSDVPDLSFMCSWRDALTLPAFSPQGSQDSAPHVAKALLWEPDTPGPLPLLPPGPDPWDPGLTAKDLLFRGGYQFRRHPRVVLDVTEQISRFLWNHGDIAFAPLGRLLLENFKLEGAHSRSKTKTVVSVKRLLQDLGGHQPWGCPWAYLSQRQRRFSILGAPILSTSVASLLGELLHEELALRWERLLLDDACTGGALAWVPGRTPGAGQLVYPMGSAMDTLCFQKVSLTPESEPQVLRDPGRIQLRGPVRQVVTRSVQGEALLAVRSDHHCALWKVSTQGQPAPLQVLQVDKGATGISLSPHLPGELVICSRSGAVCLWSAEDRLRQIYKDPETLVFRDPSPWRWADFTAHPRVLTVGDRTGVKMVDTQGPLGCGLLLFRGGAEASCQKGERVLLTQHLGDLGPESLHPMLHLVCTQFSLYLMDERLPLVPLLKWNHGLHSAPLLARLLPPPSPGLPQPLLLAGQGGELQLLHLAGVGASTPRLAGLPQSLPTRSDSLSAFPLLEPKSHRRLQERLKAPSIGLAAAIPPPTSTPVLSLFQLSAAGDVFHQRLHLRADPGPNARAPAASWTPQAAACCSRWLEALLEVPLAPPVWAAPTFSHRRLLGGFEPQKVEGPVPEGFRRAMAQGRLLQRRDLGLLPPEERPPAPEPGPEDELSERLEAAWEFGAAAWWERQRGGRAGPGKQPKRHKRRTQLSSTFSSLSGRVDLSDAASPPPSPDRTLPEARPQPPRTPPSQELTQEPWAQGIPSERQQTLRDYMAELPLCTDTPGGASALSSQTPSVRATPSRQHTPQDSRIQQLPRGDTPEGTTLLSSQTPSILATRSRQHTPRDGIVQQLPRGDTPEGATPPSSQTPSVLATRSSSQRLRKKPRMGF; encoded by the exons ATGGACTTCCccagctccctcccaccctcGTTGTTCATGACTGGCCCCCTTGGTCAGAGCGATGTCCCTGACCTGTCGTTCATGTGCAGCTGGAGAGACGCGCTGACCCTGCCGGCGTTCTCACCCCAAGGCTCTCAG GACAGCGCGCCGCATGTGGCCAAGGCCCTGCTCTGGGAGCCTGACACGCCTGGGCCCCTGCCCTTGCTGCCTCCTGGTCCCG ATCCCTGGGACCCCGGCCTGACTGCCAAAGATCTGCTTTTCCGGGGAGGCTACCAGTTCCGGAGACATCCCCGAGTCGTGCTGGATGTTACTGAGCAG ATCAGCCGGTTCTTGTGGAACCACGGAGACATAGCCTTTGCACCCCTGGGGAGGCTACTGCTGGAGAATTTCAAACTGGAAGGAGCACAT AGCCGCTCTAAGACGAAGACAGTGGTCAGTGTGAAGAGGCTACTCCAGGACCTCGGTGGACACCAGCCCTGGGG CTGTCCCTGGGCTTACCTCAGCCAGCGCCAGCGCCGGTTCTCCATCCTTGGGGCCCCGATCCTGAGCACGTCGGTGGCGAGCCTCCTGGGAGAGCTGCTGCACGAGGAGCTGGCCCTGCGCTGGGAGCGGCTGCTCCTGGATGATGCCTGCACCGGGGGTGCGCTGGCCTGGGTGCCCGGCAGGACCCCCGGGGCTGGGCAGCTGGTCTACCCCATGGGCAGTGCCATGGACACACTGT GTTTCCAGAAGGTCAGTCTGACCCCAGAGAGCGAGCCCCAGGTTCTCAGAGACCCTGGCCGTATCCAGCTCCGGGGACCTGTCCGGCAGGTGGTGACCCGCAGCGTGCAGGGAGAAG ctctGCTGGCTGTCCGCTCTGACCACCACTGTGCCCTGTGGAAGGTCAGTACGCAGGGGCAGCCGGCCCCTCTCCAGGTGCTGCAGGTGGACAAGGGGGCCACAGGGATCAGCCTCAG CCCTCACCTGCCCGGAGAGCTGGTCATCTGCAGCCGCTCTGGAGCCGTCTGCCTGTGGAGCGCCGAAGACAG GCTGCGGCAAATCTACAAGGACCCCGAGACCCTGGTGTTCCGGGACCCTTCTCCCTGGCGCTGGGCAGACTTCACCGCCCACCCTCGAGTGCTGACGGTGGGTGACCGCACCGGAGTGAAGATGGTGGACACTCAG GGCCCGCTGGGCTGTGGTCTGCTGCTTTTTCGTGGAGGGGCAGAGGCGTCGTGCCAGAAAGGAGAGCGAGTCCTGCTCACCCAGCACCTGGGGGATCTCGGCCCCGAGTCTCTGCACCCCATGCTCCACCTCGTCTGCACCCAG TTCTCCCTCTACCTGATGGATGAGCGCCTCCCCTTGGTGCCCCTGCTCAAGTGGAACCATGGCCTTCACTCTGCGCCCCTGCTGGCCCGGCTGCTGCCGCCGCCGAGCCCAGGCCTCCCCCAGCCGCTGCTCTTGGCCGGCCAAGGcggggagctgcagctgctgcaccTCGCAG GAGTGGGGGCCTCCACACCCCGGCTGGCGGGGCTCCCCCAGTCTCTCCCCACCAGGAGCGACTCCCTCTCGGCCTTCCCCCTGCTGGAGCCCAAGAGTCACCGGCGGCTGCAAGAGCGTCTGAAAGCGCCCTCCATAG GTCTGGCTGCTGCCatcccgccccccacctccacaccAGTGCTGTCGCTCTTCCAGCTTTCTGCGGCCGGAGATGTCTTCCACCAGCGCCTCCACCTCCGGGCAGACCCCGGGCCCAATGCTCGTGCCCCCGCAGCTTCCTGGACACCCCAGGCCGCTGCCTGCTGCAGCCGGTGGCTGGAGGCCCTGCTGGAGGTGCCCCTGGCTCCCCCGGTGTGGGCGGCACCCACCTTCTCCCACCGGCGGCTGCTGGGAGGCTTCGAGCCACAGAAGGTGGAGGGGCCGGTGCCCGAGGGTTTCCGCAGGGCCATGGCCCAGGGGCGGCTCCTACAGCGGAGAGACCTGGGCTTGCTCCCCCCAGAGGAGCGGCCCCCCGCCCCCGAGCCTGGCCCCGAGGATGAGCTCAGCGAGCGTCTGGAGGCAGCCTGGGAGTTCGGGGCGGCGGCCTGGTGGGAGAGGCAGCGGGGCGGCCGCGCGGGGCCTGGGAAGCAGCCCAAGCGGCACAAGCGCCGGACTCAGCTGTCCAGCACCTTCTCCTCCCTCAGCGGCCGTGTGGACCTCTCGGACGCCGCCAGCCCCCCGCCCAGCCCAGACCGTACACTGCCCGAGGCCAGGCCCCAGCCCCCAAGGACCCCGCCCTCCCAAGAGCTCACGCAggagccctgggcccagggcatCCCCTCAGAGCGGCAGCAGACCCTCCGGGACTACATGGCTGAGCTGCCGCTCTGCACGGACACCCCAGGAGGGGCCTCTGCGCTCTCCTCCCAGACCCCCAGTGTCCGGGCCACGCCCTCCAGGCAGCACACCCCCCAGGACAGCAGGATCCAGCAGCTGCCCCGAGGGGACACCCCAGAGGGCACCACCCTGCTCTCCTCCCAGACCCCCAGCATCCTGGCCACACGCTCCAG GCAGCACACCCCCCGGGATGGCATAGTCCAGCAGCTGCCCCGAGGGGACACCCCAGAAGGCGCCACCCCGCCCTCCTCCCAGACCCCCAGCGTCCTGGCCACACGCTCCAGCTCTCAGCGGCTCCGGAAGAAGCCCCGCATGGGCTTCTGA
- the TAF1C gene encoding TATA box-binding protein-associated factor RNA polymerase I subunit C isoform X2, whose translation MDFPSSLPPSLFMTGPLGQSDVPDLSFMCSWRDALTLPAFSPQGSQDSAPHVAKALLWEPDTPGPLPLLPPGPDPWDPGLTAKDLLFRGGYQFRRHPRVVLDVTEQISRFLWNHGDIAFAPLGRLLLENFKLEGAHSRSKTKTVVSVKRLLQDLGGHQPWGCPWAYLSQRQRRFSILGAPILSTSVASLLGELLHEELALRWERLLLDDACTGARCPGFQKVSLTPESEPQVLRDPGRIQLRGPVRQVVTRSVQGEALLAVRSDHHCALWKVSTQGQPAPLQVLQVDKGATGISLSPHLPGELVICSRSGAVCLWSAEDRLRQIYKDPETLVFRDPSPWRWADFTAHPRVLTVGDRTGVKMVDTQGPLGCGLLLFRGGAEASCQKGERVLLTQHLGDLGPESLHPMLHLVCTQFSLYLMDERLPLVPLLKWNHGLHSAPLLARLLPPPSPGLPQPLLLAGQGGELQLLHLAGVGASTPRLAGLPQSLPTRSDSLSAFPLLEPKSHRRLQERLKAPSIGLAAAIPPPTSTPVLSLFQLSAAGDVFHQRLHLRADPGPNARAPAASWTPQAAACCSRWLEALLEVPLAPPVWAAPTFSHRRLLGGFEPQKVEGPVPEGFRRAMAQGRLLQRRDLGLLPPEERPPAPEPGPEDELSERLEAAWEFGAAAWWERQRGGRAGPGKQPKRHKRRTQLSSTFSSLSGRVDLSDAASPPPSPDRTLPEARPQPPRTPPSQELTQEPWAQGIPSERQQTLRDYMAELPLCTDTPGGASALSSQTPSVRATPSRQHTPQDSRIQQLPRGDTPEGTTLLSSQTPSILATRSRQHTPRDGIVQQLPRGDTPEGATPPSSQTPSVLATRSRQHTPRDGIVQQLPRGDTPEGATPPSSQTPSVLATRSSSQRLRKKPRMGF comes from the exons ATGGACTTCCccagctccctcccaccctcGTTGTTCATGACTGGCCCCCTTGGTCAGAGCGATGTCCCTGACCTGTCGTTCATGTGCAGCTGGAGAGACGCGCTGACCCTGCCGGCGTTCTCACCCCAAGGCTCTCAG GACAGCGCGCCGCATGTGGCCAAGGCCCTGCTCTGGGAGCCTGACACGCCTGGGCCCCTGCCCTTGCTGCCTCCTGGTCCCG ATCCCTGGGACCCCGGCCTGACTGCCAAAGATCTGCTTTTCCGGGGAGGCTACCAGTTCCGGAGACATCCCCGAGTCGTGCTGGATGTTACTGAGCAG ATCAGCCGGTTCTTGTGGAACCACGGAGACATAGCCTTTGCACCCCTGGGGAGGCTACTGCTGGAGAATTTCAAACTGGAAGGAGCACAT AGCCGCTCTAAGACGAAGACAGTGGTCAGTGTGAAGAGGCTACTCCAGGACCTCGGTGGACACCAGCCCTGGGG CTGTCCCTGGGCTTACCTCAGCCAGCGCCAGCGCCGGTTCTCCATCCTTGGGGCCCCGATCCTGAGCACGTCGGTGGCGAGCCTCCTGGGAGAGCTGCTGCACGAGGAGCTGGCCCTGCGCTGGGAGCGGCTGCTCCTGGATGATGCCTGCACCGGGG CAAGATGCCCAGGTTTCCAGAAGGTCAGTCTGACCCCAGAGAGCGAGCCCCAGGTTCTCAGAGACCCTGGCCGTATCCAGCTCCGGGGACCTGTCCGGCAGGTGGTGACCCGCAGCGTGCAGGGAGAAG ctctGCTGGCTGTCCGCTCTGACCACCACTGTGCCCTGTGGAAGGTCAGTACGCAGGGGCAGCCGGCCCCTCTCCAGGTGCTGCAGGTGGACAAGGGGGCCACAGGGATCAGCCTCAG CCCTCACCTGCCCGGAGAGCTGGTCATCTGCAGCCGCTCTGGAGCCGTCTGCCTGTGGAGCGCCGAAGACAG GCTGCGGCAAATCTACAAGGACCCCGAGACCCTGGTGTTCCGGGACCCTTCTCCCTGGCGCTGGGCAGACTTCACCGCCCACCCTCGAGTGCTGACGGTGGGTGACCGCACCGGAGTGAAGATGGTGGACACTCAG GGCCCGCTGGGCTGTGGTCTGCTGCTTTTTCGTGGAGGGGCAGAGGCGTCGTGCCAGAAAGGAGAGCGAGTCCTGCTCACCCAGCACCTGGGGGATCTCGGCCCCGAGTCTCTGCACCCCATGCTCCACCTCGTCTGCACCCAG TTCTCCCTCTACCTGATGGATGAGCGCCTCCCCTTGGTGCCCCTGCTCAAGTGGAACCATGGCCTTCACTCTGCGCCCCTGCTGGCCCGGCTGCTGCCGCCGCCGAGCCCAGGCCTCCCCCAGCCGCTGCTCTTGGCCGGCCAAGGcggggagctgcagctgctgcaccTCGCAG GAGTGGGGGCCTCCACACCCCGGCTGGCGGGGCTCCCCCAGTCTCTCCCCACCAGGAGCGACTCCCTCTCGGCCTTCCCCCTGCTGGAGCCCAAGAGTCACCGGCGGCTGCAAGAGCGTCTGAAAGCGCCCTCCATAG GTCTGGCTGCTGCCatcccgccccccacctccacaccAGTGCTGTCGCTCTTCCAGCTTTCTGCGGCCGGAGATGTCTTCCACCAGCGCCTCCACCTCCGGGCAGACCCCGGGCCCAATGCTCGTGCCCCCGCAGCTTCCTGGACACCCCAGGCCGCTGCCTGCTGCAGCCGGTGGCTGGAGGCCCTGCTGGAGGTGCCCCTGGCTCCCCCGGTGTGGGCGGCACCCACCTTCTCCCACCGGCGGCTGCTGGGAGGCTTCGAGCCACAGAAGGTGGAGGGGCCGGTGCCCGAGGGTTTCCGCAGGGCCATGGCCCAGGGGCGGCTCCTACAGCGGAGAGACCTGGGCTTGCTCCCCCCAGAGGAGCGGCCCCCCGCCCCCGAGCCTGGCCCCGAGGATGAGCTCAGCGAGCGTCTGGAGGCAGCCTGGGAGTTCGGGGCGGCGGCCTGGTGGGAGAGGCAGCGGGGCGGCCGCGCGGGGCCTGGGAAGCAGCCCAAGCGGCACAAGCGCCGGACTCAGCTGTCCAGCACCTTCTCCTCCCTCAGCGGCCGTGTGGACCTCTCGGACGCCGCCAGCCCCCCGCCCAGCCCAGACCGTACACTGCCCGAGGCCAGGCCCCAGCCCCCAAGGACCCCGCCCTCCCAAGAGCTCACGCAggagccctgggcccagggcatCCCCTCAGAGCGGCAGCAGACCCTCCGGGACTACATGGCTGAGCTGCCGCTCTGCACGGACACCCCAGGAGGGGCCTCTGCGCTCTCCTCCCAGACCCCCAGTGTCCGGGCCACGCCCTCCAGGCAGCACACCCCCCAGGACAGCAGGATCCAGCAGCTGCCCCGAGGGGACACCCCAGAGGGCACCACCCTGCTCTCCTCCCAGACCCCCAGCATCCTGGCCACACGCTCCAGGCAGCACACCCCCCGGGATGGCATAGTCCAGCAGCTGCCCCGAGGGGACACCCCAGAGGGCGCCACCCCGCCCTCCTCCCAGACCCCCAGCGTCCTGGCCACACGCTCCAGGCAGCACACCCCCCGGGATGGCATAGTCCAGCAGCTGCCCCGAGGGGACACCCCAGAAGGCGCCACCCCGCCCTCCTCCCAGACCCCCAGCGTCCTGGCCACACGCTCCAGCTCTCAGCGGCTCCGGAAGAAGCCCCGCATGGGCTTCTGA
- the TAF1C gene encoding TATA box-binding protein-associated factor RNA polymerase I subunit C isoform X1, whose translation MDFPSSLPPSLFMTGPLGQSDVPDLSFMCSWRDALTLPAFSPQGSQDSAPHVAKALLWEPDTPGPLPLLPPGPDPWDPGLTAKDLLFRGGYQFRRHPRVVLDVTEQISRFLWNHGDIAFAPLGRLLLENFKLEGAHSRSKTKTVVSVKRLLQDLGGHQPWGCPWAYLSQRQRRFSILGAPILSTSVASLLGELLHEELALRWERLLLDDACTGGALAWVPGRTPGAGQLVYPMGSAMDTLCFQKVSLTPESEPQVLRDPGRIQLRGPVRQVVTRSVQGEALLAVRSDHHCALWKVSTQGQPAPLQVLQVDKGATGISLSPHLPGELVICSRSGAVCLWSAEDRLRQIYKDPETLVFRDPSPWRWADFTAHPRVLTVGDRTGVKMVDTQGPLGCGLLLFRGGAEASCQKGERVLLTQHLGDLGPESLHPMLHLVCTQFSLYLMDERLPLVPLLKWNHGLHSAPLLARLLPPPSPGLPQPLLLAGQGGELQLLHLAGVGASTPRLAGLPQSLPTRSDSLSAFPLLEPKSHRRLQERLKAPSIGLAAAIPPPTSTPVLSLFQLSAAGDVFHQRLHLRADPGPNARAPAASWTPQAAACCSRWLEALLEVPLAPPVWAAPTFSHRRLLGGFEPQKVEGPVPEGFRRAMAQGRLLQRRDLGLLPPEERPPAPEPGPEDELSERLEAAWEFGAAAWWERQRGGRAGPGKQPKRHKRRTQLSSTFSSLSGRVDLSDAASPPPSPDRTLPEARPQPPRTPPSQELTQEPWAQGIPSERQQTLRDYMAELPLCTDTPGGASALSSQTPSVRATPSRQHTPQDSRIQQLPRGDTPEGTTLLSSQTPSILATRSRQHTPRDGIVQQLPRGDTPEGATPPSSQTPSVLATRSRQHTPRDGIVQQLPRGDTPEGATPPSSQTPSVLATRSSSQRLRKKPRMGF comes from the exons ATGGACTTCCccagctccctcccaccctcGTTGTTCATGACTGGCCCCCTTGGTCAGAGCGATGTCCCTGACCTGTCGTTCATGTGCAGCTGGAGAGACGCGCTGACCCTGCCGGCGTTCTCACCCCAAGGCTCTCAG GACAGCGCGCCGCATGTGGCCAAGGCCCTGCTCTGGGAGCCTGACACGCCTGGGCCCCTGCCCTTGCTGCCTCCTGGTCCCG ATCCCTGGGACCCCGGCCTGACTGCCAAAGATCTGCTTTTCCGGGGAGGCTACCAGTTCCGGAGACATCCCCGAGTCGTGCTGGATGTTACTGAGCAG ATCAGCCGGTTCTTGTGGAACCACGGAGACATAGCCTTTGCACCCCTGGGGAGGCTACTGCTGGAGAATTTCAAACTGGAAGGAGCACAT AGCCGCTCTAAGACGAAGACAGTGGTCAGTGTGAAGAGGCTACTCCAGGACCTCGGTGGACACCAGCCCTGGGG CTGTCCCTGGGCTTACCTCAGCCAGCGCCAGCGCCGGTTCTCCATCCTTGGGGCCCCGATCCTGAGCACGTCGGTGGCGAGCCTCCTGGGAGAGCTGCTGCACGAGGAGCTGGCCCTGCGCTGGGAGCGGCTGCTCCTGGATGATGCCTGCACCGGGGGTGCGCTGGCCTGGGTGCCCGGCAGGACCCCCGGGGCTGGGCAGCTGGTCTACCCCATGGGCAGTGCCATGGACACACTGT GTTTCCAGAAGGTCAGTCTGACCCCAGAGAGCGAGCCCCAGGTTCTCAGAGACCCTGGCCGTATCCAGCTCCGGGGACCTGTCCGGCAGGTGGTGACCCGCAGCGTGCAGGGAGAAG ctctGCTGGCTGTCCGCTCTGACCACCACTGTGCCCTGTGGAAGGTCAGTACGCAGGGGCAGCCGGCCCCTCTCCAGGTGCTGCAGGTGGACAAGGGGGCCACAGGGATCAGCCTCAG CCCTCACCTGCCCGGAGAGCTGGTCATCTGCAGCCGCTCTGGAGCCGTCTGCCTGTGGAGCGCCGAAGACAG GCTGCGGCAAATCTACAAGGACCCCGAGACCCTGGTGTTCCGGGACCCTTCTCCCTGGCGCTGGGCAGACTTCACCGCCCACCCTCGAGTGCTGACGGTGGGTGACCGCACCGGAGTGAAGATGGTGGACACTCAG GGCCCGCTGGGCTGTGGTCTGCTGCTTTTTCGTGGAGGGGCAGAGGCGTCGTGCCAGAAAGGAGAGCGAGTCCTGCTCACCCAGCACCTGGGGGATCTCGGCCCCGAGTCTCTGCACCCCATGCTCCACCTCGTCTGCACCCAG TTCTCCCTCTACCTGATGGATGAGCGCCTCCCCTTGGTGCCCCTGCTCAAGTGGAACCATGGCCTTCACTCTGCGCCCCTGCTGGCCCGGCTGCTGCCGCCGCCGAGCCCAGGCCTCCCCCAGCCGCTGCTCTTGGCCGGCCAAGGcggggagctgcagctgctgcaccTCGCAG GAGTGGGGGCCTCCACACCCCGGCTGGCGGGGCTCCCCCAGTCTCTCCCCACCAGGAGCGACTCCCTCTCGGCCTTCCCCCTGCTGGAGCCCAAGAGTCACCGGCGGCTGCAAGAGCGTCTGAAAGCGCCCTCCATAG GTCTGGCTGCTGCCatcccgccccccacctccacaccAGTGCTGTCGCTCTTCCAGCTTTCTGCGGCCGGAGATGTCTTCCACCAGCGCCTCCACCTCCGGGCAGACCCCGGGCCCAATGCTCGTGCCCCCGCAGCTTCCTGGACACCCCAGGCCGCTGCCTGCTGCAGCCGGTGGCTGGAGGCCCTGCTGGAGGTGCCCCTGGCTCCCCCGGTGTGGGCGGCACCCACCTTCTCCCACCGGCGGCTGCTGGGAGGCTTCGAGCCACAGAAGGTGGAGGGGCCGGTGCCCGAGGGTTTCCGCAGGGCCATGGCCCAGGGGCGGCTCCTACAGCGGAGAGACCTGGGCTTGCTCCCCCCAGAGGAGCGGCCCCCCGCCCCCGAGCCTGGCCCCGAGGATGAGCTCAGCGAGCGTCTGGAGGCAGCCTGGGAGTTCGGGGCGGCGGCCTGGTGGGAGAGGCAGCGGGGCGGCCGCGCGGGGCCTGGGAAGCAGCCCAAGCGGCACAAGCGCCGGACTCAGCTGTCCAGCACCTTCTCCTCCCTCAGCGGCCGTGTGGACCTCTCGGACGCCGCCAGCCCCCCGCCCAGCCCAGACCGTACACTGCCCGAGGCCAGGCCCCAGCCCCCAAGGACCCCGCCCTCCCAAGAGCTCACGCAggagccctgggcccagggcatCCCCTCAGAGCGGCAGCAGACCCTCCGGGACTACATGGCTGAGCTGCCGCTCTGCACGGACACCCCAGGAGGGGCCTCTGCGCTCTCCTCCCAGACCCCCAGTGTCCGGGCCACGCCCTCCAGGCAGCACACCCCCCAGGACAGCAGGATCCAGCAGCTGCCCCGAGGGGACACCCCAGAGGGCACCACCCTGCTCTCCTCCCAGACCCCCAGCATCCTGGCCACACGCTCCAGGCAGCACACCCCCCGGGATGGCATAGTCCAGCAGCTGCCCCGAGGGGACACCCCAGAGGGCGCCACCCCGCCCTCCTCCCAGACCCCCAGCGTCCTGGCCACACGCTCCAGGCAGCACACCCCCCGGGATGGCATAGTCCAGCAGCTGCCCCGAGGGGACACCCCAGAAGGCGCCACCCCGCCCTCCTCCCAGACCCCCAGCGTCCTGGCCACACGCTCCAGCTCTCAGCGGCTCCGGAAGAAGCCCCGCATGGGCTTCTGA